The Grimontia kaedaensis genome has a window encoding:
- the hutW gene encoding heme anaerobic degradation radical SAM methyltransferase ChuW/HutW gives MNVDLHNPELVGLRTPDPLRFAFQRKKSAHAGGMMRSVNSEDIQTTLEKAHAIPASSAHAPRCLYIHIPFCRVRCTYCNFFQYASSKSLFEGYVEALRAEIRWKASQVWSQSAPFQAVYIGGGTPTDLSGEQIRMIVSDIRSQFPLTPDCEITLEGRINRFGLDKFEAALEGGVNRFSFGVQSFNTQVRRSAKRLDDREVVLDKIQQLAKYNAAPIVLDLLYGLPHQTLDIWQQDLNDYLESGAHGVDLYQLIEMQGLPMAKLVEQGKLPYPADTQMKASMFEMGVNFMAKHHQKRLSVNHWSSDNRERSIYNSLAKTTAEIMPLGAGAGGNVNGCQMMQTRDMDTYISAINDFRYPVTMMTLAPANRGVSAEVKSGFDDGVLAQHKLDSVAGQGSFEALSPLFEAWQENGLVYLEKNENGRSYLTLTLAGQFWAVTLAQNLIEVLQNQTAQKVQRKAANVAA, from the coding sequence ATGAATGTTGATCTTCACAATCCGGAATTGGTCGGGCTAAGAACACCTGATCCACTTCGTTTTGCTTTTCAACGCAAGAAGAGTGCGCATGCCGGTGGCATGATGCGTTCAGTTAATTCTGAAGATATCCAAACTACGCTTGAAAAAGCACATGCAATCCCAGCGTCATCGGCGCATGCACCGCGCTGCCTGTACATTCACATTCCGTTTTGTCGCGTGCGTTGTACCTACTGCAACTTCTTCCAATACGCATCCAGCAAGTCATTGTTTGAAGGTTACGTTGAAGCACTGCGCGCAGAAATTCGATGGAAAGCCTCGCAAGTCTGGAGTCAGTCAGCGCCGTTCCAAGCGGTATACATTGGCGGGGGAACCCCAACCGATCTCAGTGGCGAACAAATCCGAATGATCGTCTCTGATATCCGCAGCCAATTTCCGCTGACACCGGACTGCGAAATCACACTCGAAGGTCGTATCAACCGTTTTGGATTGGACAAATTTGAAGCGGCACTGGAAGGAGGCGTTAACCGCTTCTCGTTCGGCGTTCAGAGCTTCAACACTCAGGTCCGTCGCAGTGCGAAGCGCCTTGATGACCGGGAAGTGGTGTTGGACAAAATCCAGCAATTAGCCAAATACAACGCGGCACCTATTGTTCTCGATTTGCTTTATGGCTTGCCTCACCAAACTCTGGATATCTGGCAGCAGGACTTGAATGACTATCTTGAGTCCGGTGCTCATGGTGTCGACCTGTATCAGCTCATCGAAATGCAGGGCTTGCCAATGGCAAAGTTGGTTGAGCAGGGCAAATTGCCGTATCCGGCAGATACACAAATGAAGGCCAGTATGTTTGAGATGGGCGTGAACTTCATGGCGAAGCACCATCAGAAACGTCTCAGCGTTAACCACTGGTCTTCAGACAACCGTGAACGCAGTATTTACAACTCGTTAGCGAAAACAACTGCGGAGATCATGCCTTTAGGGGCCGGGGCTGGTGGCAATGTCAATGGATGCCAGATGATGCAGACCCGCGATATGGATACCTACATCTCAGCGATCAATGATTTCCGTTACCCTGTCACTATGATGACGCTAGCGCCTGCTAATAGAGGTGTATCTGCTGAAGTGAAAAGCGGTTTTGATGACGGTGTGCTGGCTCAACACAAGTTGGATTCAGTGGCTGGACAAGGCTCGTTTGAAGCGCTGTCTCCCTTATTCGAAGCGTGGCAGGAAAACGGTCTGGTCTATCTTGAAAAGAATGAAAATGGCAGAAGTTATCTCACGCTGACTCTCGCCGGACAGTTCTGGGCGGTCACACTGGCCCAAAACCTGATTGAAGTATTACAAAACCAAACAGCGCAGAAAGTGCAAAGAAAAGCGGCAAACGTCGCAGCTTAG
- a CDS encoding FecCD family ABC transporter permease → MNDLLTRRVSARWMMIVSSILLYITVVSSITLGPMNIGFFDSLKALLPVQSDLPDYVSVIIQEVRLPRTLLAIAVGGILAMCGTVMQGLFRNPLADPGIIGVSAGASLGAAIAIVLFGGVITHTAFLVLGTVPVFAFLGGALTTFAIYYMGTSSNGTSVTIMLLAGVALGAIAGAGMGLLNYFADDQELRDLSLWTMGSLAGASWDAIGLAFVSLTVLGFLFQRYAKPLNALLLGEAEARHLGINVQSLKRNLILLTAAGVGVTVALSGMIGFIGLVVPHIGRMLTGPDHRTLIPVSAILGGLVLLASDMIARTIVAPLEIPVGIITAALGAPFFLALLLKQKGRLA, encoded by the coding sequence ATGAATGATTTGCTGACTCGCCGCGTCTCAGCGCGGTGGATGATGATCGTATCTTCGATCTTGTTGTACATCACTGTCGTGAGCTCAATTACTTTGGGGCCGATGAATATCGGCTTCTTCGACAGTTTGAAAGCATTACTTCCCGTTCAATCGGACCTTCCTGACTATGTTTCTGTGATCATTCAGGAAGTCCGTTTACCACGCACACTTCTGGCTATCGCTGTAGGCGGTATTCTTGCGATGTGCGGGACCGTCATGCAGGGGCTTTTCAGAAACCCATTGGCAGATCCCGGTATTATCGGGGTGTCTGCCGGTGCTTCCCTTGGAGCAGCCATTGCGATTGTTCTATTTGGTGGCGTGATTACCCATACGGCATTTCTGGTGCTGGGCACGGTACCGGTATTTGCTTTTCTGGGCGGTGCGCTAACGACCTTTGCCATCTATTACATGGGCACCAGTAGTAATGGCACTTCAGTCACGATCATGTTACTCGCAGGCGTTGCGCTTGGCGCGATTGCTGGCGCTGGCATGGGGCTTCTAAACTATTTTGCTGACGATCAGGAGCTTCGCGACCTTTCTCTTTGGACGATGGGCTCTTTAGCCGGCGCTTCATGGGATGCGATTGGGTTGGCTTTTGTTTCATTAACCGTATTGGGCTTCCTGTTCCAACGCTATGCAAAACCTCTAAATGCTTTGCTGCTGGGTGAAGCTGAAGCCCGTCATCTCGGCATTAACGTACAATCGCTCAAGCGCAATCTCATCCTTCTCACTGCTGCAGGCGTCGGCGTGACAGTTGCCCTTTCCGGCATGATTGGTTTTATTGGCCTTGTTGTTCCCCATATCGGACGCATGCTGACTGGCCCAGATCATCGTACCCTCATTCCGGTTTCAGCGATTTTAGGTGGTTTGGTACTGCTAGCATCCGACATGATTGCTCGCACCATTGTTGCACCACTTGAAATCCCGGTAGGCATTATCACAGCGGCTCTAGGGGCGCCTTTCTTCCTGGCGTTGCTGCTTAAACAAAAAGGTCGTTTGGCATAA
- a CDS encoding heme/hemin ABC transporter substrate-binding protein: MKKNFKLGAAALLFTGLFTSSAFAQDARIISAGSTVTELLFALGAEKEVVAVDLTSRHYLDGREIPVLGYHRQLSAEGLLALSPTHLVGSPEMGPESTLNLLKSAKVDVQKLPTGTSIEDFNQRVDSVASITGTEDKGAEIKADVAEKIGKLNASAPEKRPSVMFMMMSDGRPLTVAGDETTVNTVIELAGGVNPAAKETTSYKPLSTESIVEMQPEYILVSERTLSQVGGIEGMVKQQPLLRATPAFKNDNIIPISGYAILGGFGLASLNLANDLNKRIVAGE, translated from the coding sequence ATGAAAAAGAATTTCAAACTTGGCGCTGCTGCGCTGCTTTTTACTGGCTTATTTACTTCATCGGCGTTCGCCCAGGATGCAAGAATCATCAGCGCTGGCTCAACCGTCACTGAACTTTTGTTTGCACTAGGCGCAGAAAAAGAAGTGGTTGCAGTAGATTTAACCAGCCGCCATTACCTTGATGGCAGAGAAATTCCCGTACTGGGCTATCATCGCCAGTTGTCAGCGGAAGGCCTATTGGCGCTAAGCCCTACCCATCTCGTGGGCTCGCCAGAGATGGGTCCGGAAAGCACGTTGAACCTATTGAAATCGGCAAAAGTCGATGTTCAAAAACTGCCAACAGGCACTTCCATTGAAGACTTTAATCAGCGCGTGGATTCAGTCGCGTCGATTACTGGTACTGAAGACAAAGGTGCTGAAATTAAAGCGGATGTTGCTGAGAAAATAGGAAAGTTGAACGCCTCAGCACCTGAAAAACGCCCTTCAGTGATGTTCATGATGATGTCTGATGGCCGCCCACTGACCGTCGCGGGTGATGAAACCACAGTGAACACAGTGATCGAGTTGGCTGGCGGAGTTAACCCTGCGGCAAAAGAAACCACCAGCTACAAGCCGCTGTCTACCGAGTCTATCGTAGAAATGCAGCCTGAATACATTCTGGTATCCGAACGCACCCTTTCGCAGGTTGGCGGTATTGAAGGTATGGTGAAGCAACAGCCTTTATTGAGGGCAACACCTGCATTCAAGAACGACAACATAATCCCTATTTCTGGCTACGCAATTCTGGGTGGCTTTGGTTTGGCGAGCCTAAATCTCGCTAACGACCTTAACAAACGCATTGTGGCTGGTGAGTAG
- a CDS encoding ExbD/TolR family protein: MIRSQPESESTSFTPDLTPLLDIIFIVMVFLLLTANIQIKTMDIAIPQTNDSEVLESPNREVIAINVLSGSPSWALQGEPLHDWESFTAQLLEAIHQAPDKPVVIAADKQANVESMLKVLAFMQNNNINATNIVMEEQ; encoded by the coding sequence ATGATCCGCTCTCAACCAGAAAGTGAATCAACATCATTCACTCCGGATCTCACGCCGTTGCTGGACATTATTTTTATCGTGATGGTGTTTTTGCTGCTTACGGCAAACATCCAAATTAAAACCATGGATATCGCGATTCCCCAAACCAATGATTCAGAAGTTCTGGAATCTCCAAACCGTGAAGTTATCGCCATCAACGTGTTGAGCGGTTCACCTTCGTGGGCACTTCAAGGTGAACCTCTTCACGACTGGGAATCCTTTACGGCACAGCTTCTGGAAGCTATTCACCAAGCCCCTGATAAACCGGTGGTGATCGCTGCGGACAAACAAGCCAATGTGGAAAGCATGCTTAAAGTCCTCGCCTTCATGCAAAACAACAATATCAACGCCACCAATATTGTGATGGAAGAACAATGA
- a CDS encoding TonB-dependent hemoglobin/transferrin/lactoferrin family receptor, whose amino-acid sequence MTIKKNKLAILVGLLCAGSASAQDVYTFDEVVVSATRSEQNISDVAASVDVVNSETIEENLAQDLEQAIANEPGVSMPGTGRFGNSGFNIRGLSDNYVKTMVDGVEQPSSFNPGADVMRKYNNTVETDTLQRVEISKGPASSLYGSDALAGAVIIRTKNPGDLLVAEGDDTYASVKGGYYSADESYKATATLANRTGDLETLLIFTHRDGHETATHGSGADIEGRERGQADPFDINSDNLLLKAFYQLNDAHRIGLTGEIYNREAGGLVLSNEGYEIIPGFVYTRNSASDEDKRKRVTFEHEWQANNVAFDHLKWQVTALESESNHNTFDETPQPPTSFGHGYRQRMRNGVDKSAQFDAQFDKAIELENSFHEISYGVNYITNEFDLDYRDYYLEGYKAGTSVDKTGEVPNADSVKWGIFIQDQAFFLEERLVVNAGLRYDKFTAEPKQASEDNPKSKSDALTAKLGAVYHWTESLSSYGNISQGYKAPTLQDLYYFYETDAASGAVFEANPNLKPEESIGYETGLRFTQDFGRIEFSVYYNDYKNFIETHKLADDNGQGKELWTKENISKAEIYGAELKTHLALDVLFGAPTGLFSDMSVAYTQGEDKENGEALDTVAPLSGYFALGYADVENTYGGKLSVKAVAGKSGSDWSNSNGTENVGAPGYAVTDVTAFYRPVTDLTLRAGLFNAFDKKYWDYNDLIGAESTTDGLDRRTQPGRNWGIEAEYVF is encoded by the coding sequence ATGACTATCAAGAAAAACAAGCTGGCGATTTTGGTCGGCCTTCTCTGTGCGGGCAGTGCTTCAGCCCAAGACGTTTATACCTTTGACGAAGTGGTTGTCTCTGCAACCCGAAGTGAGCAAAACATCAGTGATGTAGCCGCTTCTGTTGATGTAGTGAACAGCGAAACAATCGAAGAGAACCTTGCTCAAGATCTTGAGCAGGCGATTGCGAATGAGCCGGGCGTGTCGATGCCGGGCACGGGTCGCTTCGGTAACTCAGGCTTTAATATTCGTGGTTTGAGCGACAACTACGTAAAAACCATGGTGGATGGCGTTGAACAACCTTCATCGTTCAACCCAGGCGCAGATGTGATGCGCAAATACAACAACACCGTTGAGACCGACACCTTGCAGCGTGTTGAGATAAGCAAAGGTCCTGCCTCCAGCCTATACGGCAGTGATGCACTGGCCGGTGCGGTGATCATCCGCACCAAGAACCCGGGCGACCTTCTGGTCGCTGAGGGTGATGACACCTATGCCAGCGTTAAAGGCGGTTACTACAGTGCTGATGAGAGCTACAAAGCGACTGCAACTTTGGCAAACCGTACTGGCGATCTGGAAACCTTGTTAATTTTCACACATCGCGATGGTCACGAAACAGCGACCCACGGCAGTGGCGCTGATATTGAAGGCCGCGAACGTGGACAGGCTGACCCATTTGATATCAACTCAGACAACCTTTTGCTGAAAGCTTTCTATCAGTTGAATGATGCGCATCGAATTGGCTTGACGGGTGAGATTTATAACCGGGAAGCAGGTGGCCTGGTGCTGTCTAACGAAGGCTATGAAATCATACCAGGCTTCGTATATACGCGTAACAGCGCCAGTGATGAAGACAAACGCAAGCGCGTCACCTTCGAGCATGAATGGCAAGCGAACAACGTCGCGTTCGACCACCTGAAATGGCAAGTGACCGCCCTGGAAAGTGAAAGTAATCACAACACCTTTGATGAAACGCCACAGCCGCCAACGTCATTTGGTCATGGATACCGTCAGCGCATGCGTAACGGTGTAGATAAGAGCGCCCAGTTTGATGCCCAGTTCGACAAGGCCATTGAACTTGAGAACAGCTTCCACGAAATCAGCTATGGCGTGAATTACATCACTAACGAGTTTGATCTGGATTACCGCGATTATTACCTAGAGGGTTACAAAGCGGGTACGTCAGTAGATAAAACCGGTGAAGTGCCAAACGCAGATTCAGTGAAATGGGGTATCTTTATACAGGATCAAGCTTTCTTCCTGGAAGAACGACTGGTAGTGAATGCGGGTCTTCGCTATGACAAGTTTACCGCAGAGCCAAAACAAGCTTCAGAAGATAATCCAAAGTCCAAAAGTGATGCGTTAACGGCGAAACTGGGTGCGGTTTATCACTGGACCGAAAGTCTGAGCAGCTACGGTAATATCAGTCAGGGTTACAAAGCACCAACACTTCAAGACCTTTACTACTTCTATGAAACTGACGCGGCAAGTGGTGCGGTATTCGAGGCAAACCCGAACCTGAAGCCGGAAGAGAGCATTGGTTACGAAACTGGTCTGCGCTTCACTCAGGACTTCGGTCGTATTGAGTTCTCGGTCTATTACAACGACTACAAAAACTTTATCGAAACGCACAAATTGGCTGATGACAACGGCCAGGGTAAAGAACTTTGGACCAAAGAAAACATCAGCAAAGCAGAAATCTATGGTGCTGAACTGAAAACACATTTGGCGTTGGATGTGCTGTTTGGCGCCCCTACAGGTCTATTTAGTGACATGAGCGTGGCTTACACCCAAGGTGAAGACAAAGAAAACGGTGAAGCGCTGGATACTGTCGCTCCACTTTCTGGTTACTTTGCGCTGGGCTATGCCGACGTTGAAAACACTTACGGTGGTAAGTTGTCAGTGAAAGCTGTTGCGGGTAAATCCGGCTCTGATTGGAGTAACTCAAACGGAACTGAAAACGTGGGTGCACCAGGTTACGCTGTAACAGATGTGACAGCGTTCTACCGCCCGGTGACAGATCTGACGCTGCGTGCCGGTCTGTTTAATGCCTTTGATAAGAAATATTGGGACTACAACGACCTGATTGGTGCGGAATCAACCACAGACGGACTTGATCGTCGCACGCAACCAGGACGTAACTGGGGTATAGAAGCCGAATACGTGTTCTAA
- the hutZ gene encoding heme utilization protein HutZ, protein MSDKAERLQNRLGPEIQEFRDSRNTLQLGTVDKEGKPHTSYAPFAFSEMGYYILVSDLATHGQNLKHRKAVSIMMIEDESEARSIFARRRLSFDTNAELIERDSEHWKTAIQVMSDRLGEMIDNLSQLGDFNLYRLNPVIGRYVKGFGQAFDVSGEDMLSVIHLNEGHVKKMKEENA, encoded by the coding sequence ATGAGTGACAAAGCAGAACGTTTACAAAACCGTCTAGGCCCAGAAATCCAGGAGTTTCGTGATTCTCGCAACACGCTTCAATTGGGCACTGTAGACAAAGAAGGTAAACCACATACCAGCTATGCGCCTTTCGCTTTCTCTGAAATGGGTTACTACATTCTGGTTTCAGATCTTGCTACCCATGGTCAAAACCTCAAGCATCGCAAAGCCGTCTCTATCATGATGATCGAAGACGAAAGCGAGGCGCGCTCGATCTTTGCGCGTCGCCGCCTGTCATTTGACACCAATGCCGAACTGATTGAGCGTGATTCAGAACACTGGAAAACGGCAATTCAGGTAATGAGTGATCGTCTGGGCGAGATGATCGACAACCTCAGCCAACTTGGCGATTTCAACCTATACCGTTTGAATCCAGTCATCGGCCGTTACGTGAAAGGCTTCGGTCAGGCATTTGATGTGTCGGGTGAAGACATGCTTTCCGTGATCCACCTGAATGAAGGTCACGTGAAGAAGATGAAAGAAGAGAACGCTTAA
- a CDS encoding heme ABC transporter ATP-binding protein → MGIDIRHASLTLGNKVLLDNFSTSFKMGELTIILGPNGTGKSSLLKLISREWPCNGELRFYGKSAKDWKPEHLAASMGILPQSSSLTFAFTAREVVELGGLALSASQAELAEIASDNMAKTDVLHLADRLYPSLSGGEKQRVHLARVLTQIAKSPRDTILMLDEPTSALDIGHQHKTLSLAKEMAQAGSAVIAVIHDLNLAAQYADRILILNKGKIAANGIPTDVLTPEIIEEVYGWPVSVMPHPTGDYPVVLA, encoded by the coding sequence ATGGGTATTGATATTCGACATGCGTCGCTAACGCTGGGTAACAAGGTTCTACTGGATAACTTCAGCACGTCTTTCAAAATGGGTGAGCTAACTATTATTCTTGGGCCAAACGGAACCGGTAAAAGTAGCCTGCTTAAATTGATTAGCCGCGAATGGCCATGTAATGGCGAACTTCGCTTCTATGGAAAATCCGCAAAAGATTGGAAACCTGAACACCTCGCCGCATCAATGGGGATACTCCCGCAGTCCAGTAGCCTGACATTTGCCTTCACCGCTCGAGAAGTGGTTGAACTTGGTGGGCTGGCGTTGAGTGCATCCCAAGCTGAACTCGCTGAGATCGCATCTGACAACATGGCAAAGACCGATGTACTCCATCTTGCTGACAGGCTTTACCCGAGTCTTTCCGGGGGCGAGAAACAGCGCGTACACCTTGCCCGCGTGCTAACTCAAATAGCAAAATCTCCAAGAGACACCATATTGATGCTGGATGAACCAACGAGTGCGCTGGATATTGGCCACCAACACAAGACATTAAGCTTGGCGAAAGAGATGGCACAAGCCGGATCGGCGGTGATCGCCGTGATCCATGATCTCAACCTTGCTGCACAGTATGCAGACCGTATCTTAATATTAAATAAAGGAAAAATAGCGGCAAATGGCATCCCAACAGATGTGCTGACGCCTGAAATAATCGAGGAAGTCTACGGCTGGCCCGTGTCTGTTATGCCTCATCCAACGGGTGATTATCCTGTTGTACTGGCTTGA
- a CDS encoding MotA/TolQ/ExbB proton channel family protein, with product MFDLQFFTSIHAQLGIMTWPLTLLSALMLMLIFERIVFVVMNTKTGSKPLQKEIYSLSLTNDKQLETYVERHQQDKSTLSQGICMLINHRHFTKSLREEAVSIWLQKKRRQFTAGLKLLNIIGVLSPLIGLLGTVVGLIEMFKGLSATQGGISPAELADGLGLAMSTTAAGLLIALPAIASSQVFALWADRTLAKIEYVLNHFNLHLAGVSFDESADCPKHCKPCAGSSSESPRESAA from the coding sequence ATGTTCGACTTACAATTTTTCACGTCAATCCACGCTCAGCTGGGCATCATGACCTGGCCTTTGACACTGCTTTCCGCACTCATGTTGATGCTCATCTTTGAGCGCATCGTTTTCGTTGTTATGAATACCAAAACGGGCAGCAAACCTTTGCAAAAAGAGATCTACTCACTTTCGCTGACCAATGATAAACAGCTAGAAACGTATGTAGAGCGTCATCAGCAGGACAAAAGCACCCTATCCCAAGGGATCTGCATGCTGATCAATCATCGTCATTTCACTAAATCTTTGCGTGAAGAAGCTGTTTCTATCTGGCTGCAAAAGAAACGCCGTCAATTCACTGCAGGTCTCAAATTGCTGAACATTATTGGCGTGCTGAGTCCTTTGATTGGTCTGCTGGGAACCGTTGTCGGCCTGATAGAAATGTTTAAAGGACTTTCAGCCACACAAGGTGGTATTTCACCTGCAGAATTGGCCGATGGCTTGGGATTGGCGATGTCTACAACAGCCGCGGGGTTGCTGATTGCCCTGCCAGCTATTGCTTCATCACAAGTTTTTGCGCTGTGGGCAGATCGCACACTAGCAAAAATTGAATACGTGCTGAACCACTTCAACCTGCATCTCGCCGGTGTGTCATTCGATGAAAGCGCGGACTGTCCGAAGCATTGCAAACCTTGCGCTGGTTCTAGCTCAGAGTCACCGAGGGAAAGCGCCGCATGA
- a CDS encoding energy transducer TonB: protein MAIQLIASTKQVPKEPEPAPVEDPPQQETPQPEPKPVKSPSVKKEPPKKAEVETQKKVKPEVNPPKETRKKPLEKVTKKESKEEKTKPLPPKKTIEKPEEKPKEIAEKMSEESQMTQAKSSSPMLVERPTFKVRPSQPKYPRMAKRKGMEGTVLIEVWLDEEGNQTNRSLLKSSGFELLDGAAMDAVKKWRFNGHEENGVALAHRVRIPVRFNLD from the coding sequence GTGGCTATCCAGCTCATTGCGTCGACGAAACAGGTACCAAAAGAGCCAGAACCCGCTCCTGTCGAAGATCCTCCACAGCAAGAAACGCCACAGCCAGAACCTAAACCGGTTAAATCTCCTTCAGTAAAAAAGGAGCCACCTAAGAAGGCAGAAGTCGAAACTCAGAAAAAGGTGAAGCCTGAGGTCAACCCGCCAAAAGAAACCAGGAAAAAGCCACTTGAGAAGGTGACGAAGAAGGAAAGCAAAGAAGAGAAAACAAAGCCTCTTCCACCGAAAAAAACAATAGAAAAACCTGAGGAAAAACCGAAAGAAATTGCTGAAAAGATGAGTGAAGAAAGTCAAATGACTCAAGCGAAATCATCTTCTCCCATGTTGGTCGAAAGGCCCACATTTAAAGTCCGCCCTTCCCAACCTAAATACCCGAGAATGGCAAAACGTAAAGGGATGGAAGGCACAGTGCTTATAGAAGTCTGGCTGGACGAAGAAGGCAATCAAACCAATCGCTCCTTACTGAAGAGTTCAGGGTTTGAATTGCTTGATGGCGCTGCAATGGATGCGGTGAAAAAGTGGCGCTTCAACGGCCACGAAGAAAACGGTGTCGCCCTGGCGCACAGAGTAAGAATTCCTGTTCGTTTTAATTTGGATTAA
- the hutX gene encoding heme utilization cystosolic carrier protein HutX: protein MQQAIIVTEETKKRVAEYLAQDEHTPVSNMVDSLKLTEGEITLALPESMISHVKGELAQTILEAMPLWGKVTTIVHSGGSVFEFKAAFPKGKVAHGYYNLMGREGQLHGHLRLDLVSDIAFVSKPFRGAESHYIGFFDNTGHCVFKIYLGRDKKRQLFPEQIELFNAMKQELAK, encoded by the coding sequence ATGCAACAAGCGATCATCGTGACGGAAGAAACCAAAAAGCGCGTGGCTGAATATCTGGCCCAGGATGAGCACACACCAGTATCAAACATGGTGGATTCACTGAAACTGACGGAAGGTGAAATTACGCTGGCACTCCCAGAAAGTATGATTTCCCACGTGAAGGGTGAACTTGCACAGACCATTCTGGAAGCAATGCCACTATGGGGCAAGGTGACCACCATCGTACATTCTGGTGGCTCTGTCTTTGAATTTAAAGCGGCCTTTCCGAAAGGAAAAGTTGCACACGGTTACTATAACCTGATGGGGCGCGAAGGCCAGTTACATGGTCATCTTCGTCTGGATTTGGTCTCTGACATTGCATTTGTCAGTAAGCCATTCCGTGGTGCTGAGAGCCACTACATTGGTTTCTTCGACAACACTGGTCACTGTGTATTTAAGATTTACCTTGGCCGTGACAAAAAGCGTCAGCTATTCCCAGAACAAATTGAACTGTTTAACGCCATGAAGCAGGAGTTGGCAAAATGA